GCACGCGCATCTACGACCTCTACGACGCCGTGCTCGCCGGCCGCGCGGGCGAGGCGCTGGACATCCTGGCGGCGATGTACGCCGCCGGCGCCGACCCGGCGACGCTGCTCCAGGACATGCTGGAGGTGACGCACACGCTGACCCGCCTCCAGGTCGCGGGCGACGCCGAGGTCATGGCGGGCCTGCCCGAAACCGAGCGCACGCGCGGGCGCCAGATGGCGGACGCGCTGACCACGCCGCAGCTGACGCGCAACTGGCAGATCCTCCTGAAAGGACTTCAGGAAACCCAGGCCGCGCCCGAGCCGCGCCAGGCCGCCGAGATGGTGCTGATCCGCCTGATGTACGCGGCCGAGCTGCCGCCGCCGGGCGAGCTGGTGAAGCAGCTTCGCGGGCAGGGGTCATCCGGCGGGCAGCCCGCCGCGTCCAGCGCGCCCGCGGGCCAACCCATGCCCAGCGCGCACGGGGGGCCCACCGCGCACGGGGGCCCCAGCGTGCACGCGAGCGAGGGCATGCGCGCCATCGCGGGCGGCGGCCACACCGGCGGCGCGCCCGAGGCCAGCGCGTCGGACCAGCCTGAACCGCACGGCGAGCGCGGCCCTGAACCCGCCTCGCTGCAGGAGATCGTGCAGCTCTGCTACCAGCACCGGGAAGCGCGCCTCGCCGCCGAGCTGCGCCGCACGGCCCGGCCCGTGCGCGTCGCGCCGGGCAAGGTCGAGGTCTCTCCCACCGAAGAGGCCCCCTCGGACCTCGCCGGCCGGCTGACCCGCTGCCTGAACGCCTGGACGGGGCGCAATTGGCTGGTCACGCTCACCGACGAGCCCGGCGACCCCACGCTTCAGGAGCAAGAGCGCCAGGCGGAGGAAGCGCAGCGGCAGGAAATCCTGCACCACCCCACGGTGCGGCGGATTCTGGAAACCTTTCCCGGCGCCGAACTCGTGGCGCACCGCCAGCGCGGCGACGGCGGGCCGGACGACGACAGCCAAGGAGACGGATCGCGATGAAGAACCTCTCGAACATGATGAAGCAGGCCCAGGAGATGCAGGAAAAGATGCAGCAGCTCCAGGAGGGCCTGGCCGACCACGAGGTCACCGGCGCGGCCGGCGGCGGCATGGTGCAGGTGACGATGAACGGCAAGGGCGAGATGCGCTCCATGAGCATCGACCCCTCGCTGGTCGACCCCAACGACGTCTCCGTCCTGGAAGACCTCGTCGTCGCCGCCACCAACGACGCCAAGAAGAAGGTGGAAGAGCACTACCAGGAGAAGATGCAGGAGATGACCGGCGGCATGAACCTGCCGGAAGGCTTCAAGTTCCCGGGCATGTAAGGGCCGCGGCCCGCACGCCGCGTCGGGCGGATTCGCCGACGGCAATCCGCCATTGAACCCCTCTCCTTCAGGAGAAGGGAGGGGCCCAGCGCCCGAACCACGGGCGCTGGGAGGGATGAGGCCCTGGCGAGCGTTTCATTCGGCGGATCGCGGCGTTGCGTTGATTGTGCGCGCTCCATCCGGCGCGGCACGGCCGCATCACCCCCTTCTCAAGCTCTTGGGTAGACCGCACGCATGCCCGACAAGGTGGCCGCGCCCGAGATCGACCGCCTCATCAAGCTGCTCGCGCGCCTGCCGGGCCTCGGCCAGCGCTCCGCCCGGCGCGCCGTGCTCTACCTGATGAAGCGCCGCGACCAGCTGCTCCTGCCGCTCGCCGAGGCCATGCAGGCGGCGGCCGAGTCCGTGCGCACCTGCAGCCGCTGCGGCAACCTGGACAGCCGCGATCCCTGCACCATCTGCGCCGACCCCCAGCGCGCCACCGGCGTGCTCTGCATCGTCGAGGAAGTCGGCGACCTCTGGGCGCTGGAACGCACGGCCGCCTTCTCCGGGCGCTACCACATCCTCGGGGGCACGCTCTCCGCCCTCGAAGGCCGCGGCCCCGAGCAACTCAACGTGGAAAAGCTGGTCGAGCGCGTGCGCGAGGAAGCCGTCGGCGAAGTCATCCTCGCCCTCTCCGCCACGGTCGACGGCCAGACCACCGCCCACTACCTCGCCGAACGCCTCGAAGACCTGGGCGTCTCCGTCACCCGCCTCGCCCACGGCGTCCCCGTCGGCGGCGAACTCGACTACCTCGACGACGGCACCCTCACCGCTGCCCTCCGCGCCCGTCGCTAAACATGAGGATGTTTAATCCCATCTGTCACTCGACACCGGCGTCACGCCGAAACGAACGGGTTTCTCAAAAACATGAGGATGTTTGATTCCGTCGGCACGAGGTTCTGCGCGGACAGCATCGGCCAACCGTTACGACGCCGCGACCCTAGAGCAGATCGCCGTAAAGCAGAATCACCCGCGTGATTCTGCTTGCTCGTGCGTGGACAGCCACACGGCTCCCGCGCCGCAGGCGCGGAATCTGCTCGCACAGGAAAGACAGGAACCTAGCGTGAGGTTTCCGGCCTTCTCGGCAGACACGATTTCACGCACGATGCTCTAGCCGGTGTGTTCGCCAAACACGCGCGTTCGATCCACGCCGCTGCCGTCCATCAAACGGCCACAAAGCGTCTCGACCGTGCCCGTGATACGGTAAATCCCGCCTCGTGACGAACGGACGGACCCCATGCGCCTGCCCGCGTTCCTGACCGCCGCCTTTGTGGCCGCCGCCCCCGCCCTCGCGGCCGATACCACGCGCACGCTGACCGTCTACCCCGACGACCTGGCGCGCATGAGCG
The sequence above is a segment of the Limimonas halophila genome. Coding sequences within it:
- a CDS encoding DNA polymerase III subunit gamma/tau codes for the protein MSPEGGEDGPGGQAGGPADTGPASATPYRVLARRYRPARFRDLIGQDALIRTLTNALEQGRMPQAFVMTGVRGTGKTTTARIIARALTCIGPDGTGGPTPDPCGVCTHCTAIAEDRHLDVIEMDAASRTGVDDIRDIIDGVSYRPVSARRKIYIVDEVHMLSRQAFNALLKTLEEPPEHITFVFATTEIRRVPVTVLSRCMRFDLRRVEHETMAGHLRWIAERESIDAEEEALAMMARAADGSVRDALSLMDQAVALEGDRITAEQVKQMLGLSDRTRIYDLYDAVLAGRAGEALDILAAMYAAGADPATLLQDMLEVTHTLTRLQVAGDAEVMAGLPETERTRGRQMADALTTPQLTRNWQILLKGLQETQAAPEPRQAAEMVLIRLMYAAELPPPGELVKQLRGQGSSGGQPAASSAPAGQPMPSAHGGPTAHGGPSVHASEGMRAIAGGGHTGGAPEASASDQPEPHGERGPEPASLQEIVQLCYQHREARLAAELRRTARPVRVAPGKVEVSPTEEAPSDLAGRLTRCLNAWTGRNWLVTLTDEPGDPTLQEQERQAEEAQRQEILHHPTVRRILETFPGAELVAHRQRGDGGPDDDSQGDGSR
- a CDS encoding YbaB/EbfC family nucleoid-associated protein translates to MKNLSNMMKQAQEMQEKMQQLQEGLADHEVTGAAGGGMVQVTMNGKGEMRSMSIDPSLVDPNDVSVLEDLVVAATNDAKKKVEEHYQEKMQEMTGGMNLPEGFKFPGM
- the recR gene encoding recombination mediator RecR, which produces MAAPEIDRLIKLLARLPGLGQRSARRAVLYLMKRRDQLLLPLAEAMQAAAESVRTCSRCGNLDSRDPCTICADPQRATGVLCIVEEVGDLWALERTAAFSGRYHILGGTLSALEGRGPEQLNVEKLVERVREEAVGEVILALSATVDGQTTAHYLAERLEDLGVSVTRLAHGVPVGGELDYLDDGTLTAALRARR